TTCAATTAAAGCATGTCAATAAATAGCTAATTAAGTTCTGCAAGGGAACTGAATCcacaaaaaagaataaaacgtACTTGTTTGCGGACAGGACAGCCAACCGCCATAGTACAGCGATAATACGCCCGGGGACATGGGTTTCCTTTCGCCATCTTTTGTCCGTATTTTCGCCATTGGCAGCCATCCGTGATCTGTGTTTGTTCAAATCATATATGTTAATGACTTAATATTCATGACAGAAAGGGAGACCCTTAATGACGTTGGATCAAACTTAATTTGAAACAAGATTTATAACTTTAACGTACCATAGGAGCTTCTGATCGTGCACGAACTGAGACACGGGCTTTCCTCATCGTAGCTTCTGTGGATTGGTGGTCAATTGCCTTGGACGCATTCAATTTGGGAACCTTATTTGGAACCCAACCTTGTGTATCGGACTCCGGGCTCTCTTCCCTACCAACCTTTTTGCCATCCTGATCTTTATCAAATGAGACAATCTCACTCTTACCGGTGTTAATGTTCCTAGGCGATCCAGAAATGGTTCGGTCTTCCGATGAAGACTGAGATACCTCGGTTATCTCAGCTATGGCTCCAGGGCCTAGATCCATAAACTGTCTAGGCACAACTACACCTCCAACATCCTGTTTTGTCTCTTCAGATTTACCTTCAACAACCTGATGATCACCAAATACCAATATAGTAAATCAACTGAGTCATTTGAAAATATCTTACAATATAATAAATgttagaaaattaaataaagctaTTCAGGCaattagttaaaaattattgatttgttcaaaaaaaaaaaaagttaaaaattattgattaattACCTCCTGCCCTTGTCTGCTATCGGCTTGATGCTTCTGTTGCTGTTGCATTATTGCCACAAGATGCATCTGTAGGGTACTGTAATTGTTGCTTACTTGACCAAGCATGTCTCTCAGCCTTTGGTTTTCCGAATTCATACGTTGGAGCTCTATTTGCAACTGTGCCAGCTGCAGCAACATGCGAAATCCTTTATCATCCCAAAGTCATAAAGCATACTAAAAAGACATAGAAAAGGGTTTTTTCTTAATCATCCCGTATAATTATTGCTTAAGATTGAACATTCTCTTACCTCAGTCTTTGCTCTCTTGTCTTCAGTGTCTGATGAAATCCCATCATCCACCGTTGATTGATCACTTCCAGTATTAGCGGTCAGAAGGTGCAACCCAGTCTATATTTAGCCAAAAAAGCAAAATCAAAACAAGAAAAGCAAACACTATTTAACATCACTAGCAAATATCTAACATGAGTTGAATATATATATCGAATATACAATACacgatttttaaatatatatatatatatatatgtatagaaaGTGAAAATCAACAGAATTCGATCGGAGCACGTACGTTGACATCCAAATCAGGCCGCCTGGGAGCCGCTTCACCATGAaaattctccttcttgacaATGGCTTTGGAATCATCAACATCGTCTTTCTGAAAACCTGACCTACTCTTATCCGCAAAGAAGTCAACCTCGTCGACGAAAAACCGGTTCTCATCGGACGGCGGTGGAGTTGTCTGCTCCTCCCTACGGTCAAGAGGCACCGGAAACTGAATACCGGGGAACATCCTATCGTGGGATAGCTTGTTTTTGTTGTTCTTGTTGAGGAGGAAGCTGCCGAGGGAGTCGGAGTCAAGGGTGAGACCCCATCCTTTGTCCATAAAATCAGAAAAGTTGCAGACGCAGGGAgcgagagggagagagacagaAGGAGGGAttctaaaagagagagagagagagagagagagagagagagagagatgagaaaaGCTGGGTGAGGGAGGATGCGGGGTGAAGTCTGTGAAGTCTTTTACCGGTGCAATGGGCTCGGCTATAAAAAGGGTTTGGATTTTGTGCTCTTCTGTGtgtctgtgagagagagagagacacaattTGATGGGAACTTGACAATATACGTCAGGCAGTGCGTCAGGTTGCCAGATGGCAGTGGGGCCCCTCCCGACACCCGACTTTCGGGCATTTCAATTCATTGGTCTTGCCCCGTTTCTTCCTATTGTGATAAACTTGCCCCGAGTTTGAACTTTTTACACTGaataaagtcaaaataaacTCTCAATCGGTCGACTTTCAAACATATATCCCACATAGATTATTAAACTCtttattctaattttgtaaAGAAAACTCGATGGGATCCGGATACGGGTCAGGTGAGCAAAACTATTGGCAGTTGATAACCCGACCCAGATAGGAAGAAAGCATGGGGGAGCCAAGAGGAGGTGGGGACTGGGAGGGTAGTTTCGCGTACATTTCGTGTGGGGAAAGAGTTTTGACTAGTTCATATaatcaaaagcaaaaaaaatgaaatgaatccaCCGCCCCGAATGAAGCGGCGCGTTCCACgtgaggaaaagaaagaaaaggccaGCCAAGTCAACGAATTTGACGGCccgtctctctctttctctcgctCTGTATGAGAAACCGAGGACCGGCTGGAGCGGTGGCTCAGTCTTTGGGCGGCCCCCACGTAGCATGACATGAGACACCACGTTTCAGATCTGCCCCAGAGGAAACCCCCCTTCTTGACTCTTTACACCGGTGGGACCCTTGCAGCTTGGACTTGACTTTTTTGCCACCACCCCCATCCTTTCCCCCTTGTGTTCTGACTGGTTTAACTGGCACCTGCATTCAGGATAGACGCGCGTTACTTGTTTAACATTATTGGGTAATGTTAATAAACAAACAGCTTGTAAATCTGAACAGAACATAcgaggccattaaagtctaagCTAGCTTTTATTGTGCTATACATGCAGAATTGACAGTAGTAGTACCAATTTCCTAAATGCATGCTTAGGCGCGCAATTCACCCCGTGACTCTTTATATAATTTAGTTTTGAAAATCAATTAACCAGATAAAGGATGTCGTTGGAAATCAACAAGCTCGATCGTGAGTTGGCATGATCGTGATTACGCCAATAGTCACTATCAttatccaagaaaaaaaatgaaggaaggtGGTCCTCTTACTTTAAATATCTGTTTTATAAGTGCTAAACGCAGCCTGTACGTATTAGATATTAATTTTGGGTAATGTACGTCATAATCGGAAAATCAAGTTTCTCATACAGATTACTCTGTCATTTTGAAATTTCATTCATGGACAATGTTACGCATTTGACTTTTAGGCTCTCTCATTAATCATATCTTGCATCAAAATTATATTGGGATCCCAagataaaaggagaaaaaaaatattaatataaagtaATATGGGTTTCAAATCTCAAATAATGCATTTTCTATACAGgttaattaattacatatttaaactAATTGTCATGAAATACCCTTATTTTATAAGCTGGTTGGACACCTTAGTTCCTTAATTCCTGAAGGGAAAAGTCAGTACGTAGTCATCAGATGATTCAAACCTTGATGatcaacatgcatgcaatttgtGTCTGTCTgtgtgtgtaaatatataatagcACGACAATTACGTTCCAAttggtaatataatataatattactgtTAGATATATTGTCTATATAAACCTAATTGTTTTCGAACCTTAATTTCTCCGTTGCAATGCACCAGGGCAAGTTTCCAACTTGTTGTGACGTTCTACTTTCACTTTACTTTCTTTAATCCTACTTAACgttacttttgaaaatttcaCGACGAAAGCGAAAAAGTAATGGGTTTTGCAGTATATATTCTATCCCATCTTAGAAAAAACGAATTGCCCTGGCCAGCTTCCTTTCTTTTACCAGCTTGACTGACCAACCGatgtttttattataaatctgaTCTAAAGAAACTTCAACATCCAGACTTTGAAAATCTTCAATTAATTGGTCTGGCAAATACAAAAATGTCGGCCAAAACTTGACCGACTGATAAAAGATTTATTCGGAAGACATCATGACGACGCGCACAGTAGTACTACTTTTCAACACCATGCatgattaatatataagttATCGATCCTAGTCATCAGCCAACTCATGTATACATACGTACGTCGATGTTAGTGGCCGTCTCAGAATCTATCAATCAACTAGTGGAGAATTTCTCCATGCATGCACAGATGGCATTGGCTTATTAGGAAAATTTGGACAGGATTTCAAAGGTTTTTGTTCAAACATACGGCGCCCAAAGTAAGAGGAAAAAGTAtagaacatgcatgcaactagtcattgagatagaaatatattatagatagatCGTCCACTTAATTCAAAAGGGTATGGgaaagttgtgttttgttcATTTGCTTCAAACAGCAGGTTTAGAACATGGTGAAAATatacagtgtatatatatatagcccatGGGTTCAGATTTAGCGACCTTTTTTGGGTGGTTTATTCTAGTACGTACGTGCCCCAGTTTATTTCCTGTCtggatatattataatattgtcAAAACTAGCGAGCGAACTGCTAGCTAACCCTTAATTTGGTCTATTCAATTTTCTCCCCAACACTTTATGGTAGATGGGTCTGAATCAAAGAAATGGCATCTAAATTATGCATGCTCGAAGAAATTAAAGTACTCCACCCGGACCACACATTCACCTACCCAACGTGCTTGATGAAAAATGCTTGAATCATCAGAAGAGTCaaactactctctctctctctctctctctctctctctctctctctctctctctctctctctctctctctctctctctctctctctctctctctctctctctctctctctctctatctctctctctctctctctctcattagaaagaaaaaagaaatcatcAATTAATACTCATAGCGACCAAGTTAGGTATATAAACATTTAACCCGGCCCTAAGCTGGCAGTACTACAAGATCATCATGATAATTACCCTCAAGGAACATGCATGCAGGTACAATCATTCGTGTCAACCCGGATTGACTTACTGATTTCCTGACCCACAGCCATCCTTCCCAGGTTCGATTTGTTTCAAACCAACCTATTTGTTATACGGTTTTGTGCTCATAGATTCAGACCCAGTACTCAAACTCGGTTGATCTACCCTAGCTATATCTGTGTTCCAGATCAATTATCCAACTCATAAGTTAGCTGACCTCTCCA
This sequence is a window from Carya illinoinensis cultivar Pawnee chromosome 9, C.illinoinensisPawnee_v1, whole genome shotgun sequence. Protein-coding genes within it:
- the LOC122277262 gene encoding probable WRKY transcription factor 31; protein product: MDKGWGLTLDSDSLGSFLLNKNNKNKLSHDRMFPGIQFPVPLDRREEQTTPPPSDENRFFVDEVDFFADKSRSGFQKDDVDDSKAIVKKENFHGEAAPRRPDLDVNTGLHLLTANTGSDQSTVDDGISSDTEDKRAKTELAQLQIELQRMNSENQRLRDMLGQVSNNYSTLQMHLVAIMQQQQKHQADSRQGQEVVEGKSEETKQDVGGVVVPRQFMDLGPGAIAEITEVSQSSSEDRTISGSPRNINTGKSEIVSFDKDQDGKKVGREESPESDTQGWVPNKVPKLNASKAIDHQSTEATMRKARVSVRARSEAPMITDGCQWRKYGQKMAKGNPCPRAYYRCTMAVGCPVRKQVQRCAEDRTILITTYEGNHNHPLPPAAMAMASTTTAAATMLLSGSMSSADGLMNPNLLARAILPCSSSMATISASAPFPTVTLDLTHSPNPLQFQRSPSQFPVHFQGQHQTFGSVPTPPLTQVLGQALYNQSKFAGLQLSQEMGASQLSHAQNQAAVPQLPTLHQTQPPSLADTVSAATAAITADPNFTAALAAAISSIIGGAHPNNNAATNNNSNSANMTTNTNSNKISSFRGN